The Panicum virgatum strain AP13 chromosome 3N, P.virgatum_v5, whole genome shotgun sequence genome includes the window AAACCGGAGAACTCGCTGTCCCTACTGATTGTTTCTTTGTATATGCAGGGCTATATAGTCGGCAACCCTGTAACCGGAGACCAGATCGACACCAACTCTCGGATTCCGTACGCTCATTCGCATGGAATCATATCTGACCAGCAGTACGAGGTAGCACTCTTGTTCATTCAGATCCACTTGCCTACTTGGACGACAACTGACTAATCTTTTTTCTTCGCTTTCATCTGTCAAAGGCTGCGGTGGCAAATTGCAATGGGGATTACGTGAGTCCGACGAACAAGCTCTGCGCCGACGTGCTACAAACTATCCACAATGTAAGGTTCATCTATTGTGCTAATTTTCAGAATTAATGGCTGTCATCATCGACTGGAGTATCAGCTCCTTATCATGTCTTCACTCTTCACAGCTCATGTCAGAAGTCGACTACCATGACATACTGGGACCGACATGTCCCCGTGATTCACTGAATCCGAGGAGAGATGCTTTAGCGAGGAAGTCCCTAGCAGAGGAACACTACTATCGGATTAGTGACCCACCTGCGGAACCTTCTTTCCGTTGTTTTGTGAGTTTTATCCCTCAAATAATCATCGTGTCGATTGTCGATTTCATGCAAATCTAGATTGATGTGATGAGAATATTGATCTCTGCTGTTCATCACAAACCATTGCCTGAAATTGCTTCTTTGGAACCCAGGAATACCGCTACTACCTGTCTTACTTTTGGGCAAATGACAATGCCACTAGAGCTGCCCTTGGGATCAAGGAGGTAAAGCACTTCCTTATCTTTTGCTTCTAAGCCTTCAATTTGTACTCGTCATTCGTCAGAGCACAAATTGCCTCCACCAGCTTGTTCGCTCTGCAACACTAAGGAATCCGTGCTTATTAGCTCTCCGTTTACTTTTCAGCTGCTAATGACTCTTTTTGGAATTTCTTGGGACTGAGATTCTACTGACCAAAGGATAGCATTAATGAACAGGGGACAGTGAAGGAATGGGTCAGGTGTTGCAAGCGTCCAGGTTTCCCCTACACCTACGATATTCCGAGCAGCATAAAGTACCACTTCAACCTCACCACCAGGGGTTACCGCGCTCTGGTATACAGGTGAAAGCATGATGTCCAGTAGGAGCATCTATCTCTTAAGTTCACATATGCTATTCGAAATCTTCATCCATGAACATCATGCTTAGTGGTGTACTGTGAGTGCAGTGGAGACCATGATCTAGTTATACCGTTCTCGGGCACACAAGCATGGATAAGATCCTACAACTTCTCCATTGTTGATGACTGGAGGGCGTGGCACCTTGATGGCCAGGCTGCAGGGTTAAGTCATCTCCTGAATCCCTTGAATTCTATTGTTCTCGCTTTGCTCCACTCTCAACCATCATGTGGCGCCATCATCTTCCATTCATGTTTTTATGGATGGAGCACTTGCAATCTCCTTGGTTCGTTCCCCTGTTGCATTTTTGCTTGAACTGATGAAGAATTCACCTTTTTTTTTGGCCAGATTCACGATCAAATATGCCAACAATCTCACTTTCGCGACAGTGAAGGTTTGTCTTTTTTCTCTCTATCTCAAATTTTCTTGATCTATTCACCTTCGTCAGATTAGTCCGATGATTTGCACATGGATTGTACTGGTAACATGgttttttgtttttgcagggtggtCGCCATGAAGCTCCAGGGAATCGGCCCAAAGAATGCTTCGCTATGGCTAAAAGGTGGCTGGATAATAAGCCTCTCTGATGTAGTGATGTGCCTGCCAACTCAGGCTGCACTTCTGATCCAGATTCAGTCTGTAACTGTGCATTAAGTCTgtaaaatgacaaccaaagctAGCGAAGTAAGTTAATCAATGTAATAAAAGCACGTCAAATATTAAGTTTGCACTCAAAACGTGTTACACTTTCATTTTGGCTCTCTTTTTTTATCTCCTTTTTTTGTGACACGGGGAGCTTTATTAAGCATTAAAGAGTATCGTTATAATAAGAAAAAGAATGTCGAATTCCAATATATCACCAACAATTATGCTCAACCACAAAACTAACATGTGAGCAAGGTGGTATTATAGGTAAGTAAAAGTGGGGAAACATTGAGAAAGCCTGCTGCAATCTCCAGTTAGCGATGCAAGCTGGCTAGCAGCCAGCACCCATTCTTTCCCGACCTCAATGGCCTTGGGCACCCATTCTTTCCCGTCCCGGCACGCGcaccggctgccgccgccggcgtcgtcgtctgCGGTCGCGTCGCATCACGTTCGTCTCCGACTCGCATCTGCTTCACCTACACGGCTAGACCTTCCTGTTCGTTAGTTAGATCGCAGCGGCGTGTGGCGTCCTCTTCCCTTTTGGATTTGGACCTGTCCGTGCGAAGATGATGAGCCGGAGGCAGGTtgcgccaccccgccgccgcagctgctcctgacAGGCTGACACTGATGAAGACAACACCCAAGAAAGGAGCAGGAGAAAATGTTCGAGCTCTCTTCATGGACACTGACACCATCACAGAGAAGATACTTTGTTGCTTAAACAAGGCATGCAACTATGATCCTCCCAAGCATCCTTGGTCCCAGCACGAGCCGCAGCAGATCTCTAAGCTGTACCAGCGACTAGCTTTGTACCGCATGTATATGGTGGTCGTGTGCATTCCGGTTTGCTGCTTCTCTCTGGTTTAATTTGTGTATCATAACTTTCTGATTCTTTTGAGGTGGACAGTTTGCTGCCGGCCTCAGTTAATtcaataaaaattttaaaaaacgTGTTTGGTGTTGGAGTTGAGTGGGTGACACTTttggcaagtgttcgccaactGTAAAACTTTCTTGAATTCAGCCATTTGGGGCAATTTGGCAATACAATCAGGTGGGGATCCTCTCCCCCCGTTGacagtcaaaaaaaaaattaaaaaaaataaaagcccGTCGagcccatccgccgccgccgcaccccaagGCGATgggcagcaaggaggaagtggcccgccgccgctgcaagttCGGAGGGAGGTCGGGGAGGGGTCCGCCAGGAGGGAGGACGGGGAGGGGACCGCCGGGAGGGAGCGCCAGCCGCCAGGAgccaccgccgctccgccgTAGCGCCCGCCGCTGTGTCCGCCTTGGCTCCGggccactccgccgccgccggccaccgccgagtGAGAGAGGAGTGCCGGGGGGGGAGTGAGAGGGGCAGCGGCCCATGACAAGAGTGAGGGAGGgaaagaggagaaaagaaagaaaccCTAACTTGAAAATATATACGGAAGTCTGGTAATAGGCTTTCTAGATCTCTTTGGGCCACAATATTTTTCGTAGCGGATCCTATAgggtgcccgcctcggttaaggtGTTTGCTTTACAACAACCGCCTCGATTAATATCTATTAACAGAGTCGGTTATTTTAAAGTTGTACGCCTCGGTTAATCCATTTTGCGAGGCGGTTTTtttaaccacctcggttaatgaaGAATGATCGCCTCAGTTAATGCTGGCCATTAATTGAGACGGTTATTTTTTCTGCCTGTCTCTGAGGGCTTTTTTAAAGGTCACGGTTAATgattttctgtagtagtgtgaaCTGGATGATGCAACTCTGATATAGCGCTACCCGCCGTACGTTCTCTATGATGACAGTAACTTTGACCAATATGATCAGGAGTCTCTTGAATGATACTTTGATCCTGAACTCTACGATGACAGTAACTTTGACCAATATGATCAGGAGTCTCAAATCC containing:
- the LOC120666892 gene encoding serine carboxypeptidase-like 17; translation: MRLRHRRLSSPPLTPLLASCLLLLLLPLPRAAATTVVTRLPGFHGPLPFYLETGYVGVEEETGAELFYYFVESERSPGTDPVLVWLTGGPRCSAFSGLAYEIGPVKFVLEPYDGTLPRLVYSPDSWTRVASIIFLDSPVGSGFSYARDPRGYDVGDVSSSRQVVTFLRKWFDAHPWLQSNPFYVAGDSYAGKMVPVIAQYISEGNEGMHHSLINLKGYIVGNPVTGDQIDTNSRIPYAHSHGIISDQQYEAAVANCNGDYVSPTNKLCADVLQTIHNLMSEVDYHDILGPTCPRDSLNPRRDALARKSLAEEHYYRISDPPAEPSFRCFEYRYYLSYFWANDNATRAALGIKEGTVKEWVRCCKRPGFPYTYDIPSSIKYHFNLTTRGYRALVYSGDHDLVIPFSGTQAWIRSYNFSIVDDWRAWHLDGQAAGFTIKYANNLTFATVKGGRHEAPGNRPKECFAMAKRWLDNKPL